From Cygnus olor isolate bCygOlo1 chromosome 7, bCygOlo1.pri.v2, whole genome shotgun sequence, a single genomic window includes:
- the JAKMIP3 gene encoding janus kinase and microtubule-interacting protein 3 isoform X1, with protein sequence MSRKGASSRARGERPEALAALQAANEELRAKLTDIQIELQQEKSKVSKLEREKNQEVKQIKEHEQHKSTVVVTELKVKLHEEKMKELQAVREALLRQHEAELLRVIKIKDNEIQRLQALLNAVRDGAPDKVKTVLLSEAKEEAKKGFEVEKIKMQQEISELKGAKKQVEEALTMVIQADKIKAAEIRSVYHLHQEEISRIKRECEREIRRLMEEIKFKDRAVYVLERELGVQAGHAQRLQLQKEALDEQLSQIKESDRHLSSPKRELPYASGAGDASDHSGSPEQQLDEKDARRFQLKIAELSAIIRKLEDRNALLSEERNELLKRLREAESQYKPILDKNKRLSRKNEELSHALRRMENKLKFVTQENIAMRQRAGTIRRPSSLNDLDHSQEEREVDVLRLQVIEQQNIIDELSKTLETAGYVKSVMERDKLLRYRKQRKKMTRIPKKPVVETFFGYDEEASLESDGSSISYQTDRTDQTPCTPEDDLEEGMAKEETELRFRQLTMEYQALQRAYALLQEQVGGTLDAEREVKTREQLQAEIHRSQAQIEDLEKALAEQGQDMKWIEEKQALYRRNQELVEKIKQMEAEEARLKHDVQDVKDQNELLEFRILELEERERRSPAINFHHIPFTEGKSPLQVYCEAEGVTDIVVADLMKKLDILGDNAVSNLTNEEQVVVIQARTVLTLAEKWLQQIEVTESALQQKMLDLENEKELFSKQKGYLDDELDFRKQSLDQAHKQILELEAMLYDALQQEAGAKISELLSEEEKEKLKSAVEQWKRQVMSELRERDAQILRERMELIQHAQQRIKELEERIEGQKRQIKELEEKPTEEAGIGSTVTNRKTALITKIEKETLRFQKKKHTIYLIFCYWRWQN encoded by the exons ATGTCGAGGAAGGGCGCCAGCAGCCGTGCCCGGGGAGAGAGGCCCGAGGCCTTGGCCGCCCTGCAGGCTGCCAATGAGGAGCTCAGGGCGAAGCTCACCGACATCCAGATCGAGCTCCAGCAGGAGAAGAGTAAG GTCAGCAagttggaaagagagaaaaatcaggaagtTAAGCAGATCAAAGAACACGAACAGCATAAAAGTACAGTGGTGGTAACAGAGCTCAAAGTCAAACTtcatgaagagaaaatgaaggagCTCCAAGCTGTTCGAGAAGCACTTCTGAGGCAGCATGAAGCTGAACTACTTagagtaataaaaattaaagataatGAAATCCAGAGACTACAGGCCCTTCTCAATGCTGTACGTGATGGGGCTCCTGACAAGGTGAAAACCGTGCTGCTTTCAGAGGCAAAGGAGGAGGCCAAGAAGGGGTTTGAagttgagaaaataaaaatgcagcaagaaaTTTCAGAACTTAAGGGCGCTAAGAAACAAGTGGAAGAGGCTTTAACTATGGTCATCCAAGCTGACAAAATTAAAGCAGCAGAGATAAGGAGTGTGTATCACCTGCATCAAGAGGAAATCAGCAGAATTAAGAGGGAGTGTGAGAGAGAAATTCGCAGACTG ATGGAGGAGATTAAATTTAAAGACAGAGCAGTCTACGTGCTGGAAAGAGAGTTAGGGGTTCAAGCCGGGCATGCTCAGAGACTGCAGCTCCAAAAGGAGGCTTTAGATGAACAACTTTCCCAGATCAAAGAGTCTGATCGGCATCTGAGCAGCCCCAAGCGGGAACTTCCTTATGCAAGTGGTGCAGGAGACGCTTCAGATCATTCAGGAAGCCCC GAACAGCAGTTGGATGAAAAGGATGCCCGGCGTTTCCAACTTAAAATTGCTGAGCTGAGTGCAATCATCAGGAAGCTGGAGGATCGCAATGCGCTGCTGTCGGAGGAAAGAAACGAGCTG ttaaaacGTCTTAGAGAAGCTGAAAGTCAGTATAAGCCCATCTTGGACAAAAATAAACGCCTTAGTAGGAAAAATGAAGAGTTGTCACATGCTTTGCGTcgaatggaaaataaattaaaatttgtaaCACAAGAAAACATAGCAATG AGGCAAAGAGCTGGAACAATAAGGAGACCGAGCTCTTTAAATGACCTCGATCACAgccaggaagagagagaagttgATGTTCTGAGACTACAGGTTATTGAACAGCAAAATATCATTGATGAACTCTCCAAG accCTGGAGACAGCTGGCTATGTGAAGAGTGTCATG GAACGTGATAAGCTGTTAAGGTataggaagcaaagaaaaaaaatgacaagaattCCTAAg AAGCCGGTTGTGGAGACGTTTTTCGGCTATGATGAAGAAGCTTCCTTGGAGTCTGATGGTTCCTCCATCTCGTATCAAACTGACCGAACAGATCAGACGCCGTGCACTCCTGAAGATGACTTGGAAGAG GGTATGGCCAAGGAAGAGACAGAACTGCGGTTTCGACAGCTGACGATGGAGTACCAGGCTCTGCAACGAGCATACGCCTTATTGCAAGAACAGGTCGGAGGAACATTGGATGCAGAACGAGAAGTTAAG ACACGTGAGCAGCTCCAAGCAGAAATACACAGATCTCAGGCTCAGATAGAAGACCTAGAAAAGGCCCTCGCTGAGCAGGGTCAG gaCATGAAGTGGATTGAGGAGAAGCAAGCATTGTACAGAAGAAATCAAGAACTCGTAGAAAAG ataaaaCAAATGGAAGCAGAGGAAGCTCGCTTAAAACATGATGTCCAGGATGTTAAAGATCAAAATGAGCTCCTGGAGTTCAGGATCCTGGAGCTTGAA gagagagaaagaagatcGCCTGCTATCAACTTTCATCACATTCCTTTCACGGAGGGGAAAAGCCCTCTCCAAGTTTACTGTGAAGCAGAAGGTGTAACA GACATAGTAGTAGCAGATCTGATGAAAAAATTGGACATTTTAGGGGATAACGCCGTAAGT AATCTGACCAATGAAGAGCAAGTAGTTGTCATACAAGCAAGGACAGTTCTCACATTGGCTGAAAAG TGGCTACAGCAGATAGAAGTGACTGAATCCGCACTGCAGCAGAAGATGCTGGACCTTGAGAATGAAAAG GAGCTGTTCAGTAAGCAAAAGGGCTACCTGGATGATGAGCTCGACTTCAGGAAACAGTCCTTGGACCAGGCTCACAAG CAAATTCTGGAATTAGAAGCCATGCTCTATGATGCCCTGCAGCAAGAAGCTGGAGCCAAAATTTCCGAACTTCTttcagaagaggagaaagagaaactgaagagcGCCGTAGAGCAGTGGAAGCGCCAGGTCATGAGCGAGCTCCGGGAGAGGGACGCCCAAATCCTGCGTGAAAGGATGGAGCTCATTCAGCACGCACAGCAG AGAATTAAAGAACTAGAAGAAAGAATTGAAGGCCAAAAACGGCAAATAAAAGAGTTAGAGGAAAAG ccTACTGAGGAAGCTGGAATTGGTTCTACGGTTACTAACAGGAAGACAGCATTGATTACCAAGATAGAAAAAGAGACATTGcgatttcagaaaaaaaaacacacaatataTCTCATATTTTGCTACTGGAGGTGGCAGAACTAA
- the JAKMIP3 gene encoding janus kinase and microtubule-interacting protein 3 isoform X2, which yields MSRKGASSRARGERPEALAALQAANEELRAKLTDIQIELQQEKSKVSKLEREKNQEVKQIKEHEQHKSTVVVTELKVKLHEEKMKELQAVREALLRQHEAELLRVIKIKDNEIQRLQALLNAVRDGAPDKVKTVLLSEAKEEAKKGFEVEKIKMQQEISELKGAKKQVEEALTMVIQADKIKAAEIRSVYHLHQEEISRIKRECEREIRRLMEEIKFKDRAVYVLERELGVQAGHAQRLQLQKEALDEQLSQIKESDRHLSSPKRELPYASGAGDASDHSGSPEQQLDEKDARRFQLKIAELSAIIRKLEDRNALLSEERNELLKRLREAESQYKPILDKNKRLSRKNEELSHALRRMENKLKFVTQENIAMRQRAGTIRRPSSLNDLDHSQEEREVDVLRLQVIEQQNIIDELSKTLETAGYVKSVMERDKLLRYRKQRKKMTRIPKKPVVETFFGYDEEASLESDGSSISYQTDRTDQTPCTPEDDLEEGMAKEETELRFRQLTMEYQALQRAYALLQEQVGGTLDAEREVKTREQLQAEIHRSQAQIEDLEKALAEQGQDMKWIEEKQALYRRNQELVEKIKQMEAEEARLKHDVQDVKDQNELLEFRILELEERERRSPAINFHHIPFTEGKSPLQVYCEAEGVTDIVVADLMKKLDILGDNAVSNLTNEEQVVVIQARTVLTLAEKWLQQIEVTESALQQKMLDLENEKELFSKQKGYLDDELDFRKQSLDQAHKQILELEAMLYDALQQEAGAKISELLSEEEKEKLKSAVEQWKRQVMSELRERDAQILRERMELIQHAQQRIKELEERIEGQKRQIKELEEKLSFFGHSPSGQMQKPTEEAGIGSTVTNRKTALITKIEKETLRFQKKKHTIYLIFCYWRWQN from the exons ATGTCGAGGAAGGGCGCCAGCAGCCGTGCCCGGGGAGAGAGGCCCGAGGCCTTGGCCGCCCTGCAGGCTGCCAATGAGGAGCTCAGGGCGAAGCTCACCGACATCCAGATCGAGCTCCAGCAGGAGAAGAGTAAG GTCAGCAagttggaaagagagaaaaatcaggaagtTAAGCAGATCAAAGAACACGAACAGCATAAAAGTACAGTGGTGGTAACAGAGCTCAAAGTCAAACTtcatgaagagaaaatgaaggagCTCCAAGCTGTTCGAGAAGCACTTCTGAGGCAGCATGAAGCTGAACTACTTagagtaataaaaattaaagataatGAAATCCAGAGACTACAGGCCCTTCTCAATGCTGTACGTGATGGGGCTCCTGACAAGGTGAAAACCGTGCTGCTTTCAGAGGCAAAGGAGGAGGCCAAGAAGGGGTTTGAagttgagaaaataaaaatgcagcaagaaaTTTCAGAACTTAAGGGCGCTAAGAAACAAGTGGAAGAGGCTTTAACTATGGTCATCCAAGCTGACAAAATTAAAGCAGCAGAGATAAGGAGTGTGTATCACCTGCATCAAGAGGAAATCAGCAGAATTAAGAGGGAGTGTGAGAGAGAAATTCGCAGACTG ATGGAGGAGATTAAATTTAAAGACAGAGCAGTCTACGTGCTGGAAAGAGAGTTAGGGGTTCAAGCCGGGCATGCTCAGAGACTGCAGCTCCAAAAGGAGGCTTTAGATGAACAACTTTCCCAGATCAAAGAGTCTGATCGGCATCTGAGCAGCCCCAAGCGGGAACTTCCTTATGCAAGTGGTGCAGGAGACGCTTCAGATCATTCAGGAAGCCCC GAACAGCAGTTGGATGAAAAGGATGCCCGGCGTTTCCAACTTAAAATTGCTGAGCTGAGTGCAATCATCAGGAAGCTGGAGGATCGCAATGCGCTGCTGTCGGAGGAAAGAAACGAGCTG ttaaaacGTCTTAGAGAAGCTGAAAGTCAGTATAAGCCCATCTTGGACAAAAATAAACGCCTTAGTAGGAAAAATGAAGAGTTGTCACATGCTTTGCGTcgaatggaaaataaattaaaatttgtaaCACAAGAAAACATAGCAATG AGGCAAAGAGCTGGAACAATAAGGAGACCGAGCTCTTTAAATGACCTCGATCACAgccaggaagagagagaagttgATGTTCTGAGACTACAGGTTATTGAACAGCAAAATATCATTGATGAACTCTCCAAG accCTGGAGACAGCTGGCTATGTGAAGAGTGTCATG GAACGTGATAAGCTGTTAAGGTataggaagcaaagaaaaaaaatgacaagaattCCTAAg AAGCCGGTTGTGGAGACGTTTTTCGGCTATGATGAAGAAGCTTCCTTGGAGTCTGATGGTTCCTCCATCTCGTATCAAACTGACCGAACAGATCAGACGCCGTGCACTCCTGAAGATGACTTGGAAGAG GGTATGGCCAAGGAAGAGACAGAACTGCGGTTTCGACAGCTGACGATGGAGTACCAGGCTCTGCAACGAGCATACGCCTTATTGCAAGAACAGGTCGGAGGAACATTGGATGCAGAACGAGAAGTTAAG ACACGTGAGCAGCTCCAAGCAGAAATACACAGATCTCAGGCTCAGATAGAAGACCTAGAAAAGGCCCTCGCTGAGCAGGGTCAG gaCATGAAGTGGATTGAGGAGAAGCAAGCATTGTACAGAAGAAATCAAGAACTCGTAGAAAAG ataaaaCAAATGGAAGCAGAGGAAGCTCGCTTAAAACATGATGTCCAGGATGTTAAAGATCAAAATGAGCTCCTGGAGTTCAGGATCCTGGAGCTTGAA gagagagaaagaagatcGCCTGCTATCAACTTTCATCACATTCCTTTCACGGAGGGGAAAAGCCCTCTCCAAGTTTACTGTGAAGCAGAAGGTGTAACA GACATAGTAGTAGCAGATCTGATGAAAAAATTGGACATTTTAGGGGATAACGCCGTAAGT AATCTGACCAATGAAGAGCAAGTAGTTGTCATACAAGCAAGGACAGTTCTCACATTGGCTGAAAAG TGGCTACAGCAGATAGAAGTGACTGAATCCGCACTGCAGCAGAAGATGCTGGACCTTGAGAATGAAAAG GAGCTGTTCAGTAAGCAAAAGGGCTACCTGGATGATGAGCTCGACTTCAGGAAACAGTCCTTGGACCAGGCTCACAAG CAAATTCTGGAATTAGAAGCCATGCTCTATGATGCCCTGCAGCAAGAAGCTGGAGCCAAAATTTCCGAACTTCTttcagaagaggagaaagagaaactgaagagcGCCGTAGAGCAGTGGAAGCGCCAGGTCATGAGCGAGCTCCGGGAGAGGGACGCCCAAATCCTGCGTGAAAGGATGGAGCTCATTCAGCACGCACAGCAG AGAATTAAAGAACTAGAAGAAAGAATTGAAGGCCAAAAACGGCAAATAAAAGAGTTAGAGGAAAAG ctTTCATTCTTTGGTCATAGTCCTTCAGGCCAAATGCAGAAG ccTACTGAGGAAGCTGGAATTGGTTCTACGGTTACTAACAGGAAGACAGCATTGATTACCAAGATAGAAAAAGAGACATTGcgatttcagaaaaaaaaacacacaatataTCTCATATTTTGCTACTGGAGGTGGCAGAACTAA